The proteins below come from a single Aptenodytes patagonicus chromosome 2, bAptPat1.pri.cur, whole genome shotgun sequence genomic window:
- the RAB18 gene encoding ras-related protein Rab-18: MDEDVLTTLKILIIGESGVGKSSLLLRFTDDTFDPELAATIGVDFKVKTISVDGNKAKLAIWDTAGQERFRTLTPSYYRGAQGVILVYDVTRRDTFVKLDNWLNELETYCTRNDIVKMLVGNKIDKENREVDRNEGLKFARKHSMLFIEASAKTCDGVQCAFEELVEKIIQTPGLWESESQNRGVKLSNKEEVYGGGGACGGYCSML, translated from the exons ATGGACGAGGACGTGCTGACTACCCTGAAGATCCTCATCATCGGCGAGAGCGGCGTCGGCAAGTCCAG ccttcTGCTGCGGTTCACAGATGATACATTTGACCCGGAACTTGCAGCAACAATTG ggGTCGACTTCAAGGTGAAAACTATTTCAGTTGATGGAAACAAAGCTAAACTGGCAATATGG GATACTGCAGGTCAGGAGCGGTTCAGAACACTAACACCCAGTTACTATAGAGGTGCACAAGGTGTTATTCTAG TTTATGATGTCACAAGAAGAGATACTTTTGTCAAGCTGGATAACTGGTTAAATGAACTGGAAACGTACTGTACAAGGAATGACATAGTGAAAATGCTAGTTGGCAACAAGATTGATAAG GAAAACCGTGAAGTTGACAGAAATGAAGGTCTCAAATTTGCAAGAAAACATTCCATGTTGTTCATAG AGGCAAGTGCAAAAACATGTGATGGTGTACAGTGTGCCTTCGAAGAACTTGTTGAAAAAATCATTCAGACTCCTGGACTGTGGGAGAGTGAGAGCCAAAACAGAGGTGTAAAGCTATCAAACAAGGAAGAAGtatatggaggaggaggagcatgtggTGGATACTGTTCTATGTTATAA